The Manis javanica isolate MJ-LG chromosome 6, MJ_LKY, whole genome shotgun sequence genome contains a region encoding:
- the CENATAC gene encoding centrosomal AT-AC splicing factor isoform X1, protein MAPAERCPLCRQTFFCGRGHVYSRQHQRQLKVALERLQPQVEAARKAVRAARVERYVPEHERCVWCLCCGREVRKHLSHGNLTVLHGGLLEHLASPEHKKATNKFWWENKAEYQMKEKFLISPQDYARFKKNMVKGLDSYEEKEDEVIKEMAAQIRAVEHSRQEVVRSVLEPQAVPDPEEGSSAPGSWKGTNSQVASTSQLPSYLDLPPAPDLDWMETGQPLTFIGHQDTPGIGNIHSGATPPWMVQEEEYSSGNQQIGPSYEEFLKEKEKQKLKKLPPDRVGANFDHSCSTSVGWLPSFGRVWNNGRRWQSRLSPMPGRTPTHHPFGEFTLHPLKTPVSFQASIQN, encoded by the exons ATGGCGCCGGCGGAGCGCTGCCCCCTGTGCCGCCAGACCTTCTTCTGTGGTCGCGGGCACGTCTACAGTCGCCAGCACCAGCGACAGCTGAAGGTGGCTCTGGAGCGGCTTCAGCCCCAG GTGGAGGCCGCCCGCAAGGCCGTCCGCGCGGCTCGGGTGGAGCGTTACGTGCCTGAGCACGAGCGATGCGTCTGGTGCCTGTGCTGCGGCCGCGAGGTGCGGAAACACCTGAGCCACGGAAACCTGACCGTGCTGCACGGGGGGCTGCTGGAGCATCTGGCCAG CCCAGAGCACAAGAAGGCAACCAACAAATTCTGGTGGGAAAACAAGGCTGAGTACCAGATGAAGGAGAAGTTTCTGATCTCCCCCCAGGATTATGCACG attcaaGAAAAATATGGTGAAAGGTTTGGATTCCTAtgaggaaaaagaggatgaggtgATCAAAGAG ATGGCCGCTCAGATCCGTGCAGTGGAGCACAGCCGGCAGGAGGTGGTCCGGTCCGTCTTAGAG CCTCAGGCAGTGCCAGACCCAGAAGAGGGCTCTTCTGCACCTGGAAGCTGGAAAGGGACCAACAG CCAAGTAGCGTCCACCTCACAGTTGCCCTCATATTTGGACTTGCCACCGGCCCCAGACCTTGATTGGATGGAGACAGGACAACCTCTGACATTCATTGGCCATCAG GATACACCAGGAATTGGTAACATCCACTCAG GTGCTACACCTCCCTGGATGGTCCAAGAAGAGGAATACAGTTCTGGGAACCAACAAATAGGACCCTCCTATGAAGAATTTCTTAAAGAAA aggaaaaacagaaattgaaGAAACTCCCCCCTGACAGAGTTGGGGCCAACTTTGATCACAGCTGCAGCACCAGTGTAGGCTGGCTACCCTCTTTTGGCCGGGTCTGGAATAATGGACGCCGCTGGCAATCCAGGTTGAGTCCAATGCCAGGAAGAACCCCAACCCACCACCCCTTTGGAGAGTTCACCCTTCATCCTCTTAAAACCCCCGTTTCCTTTCAGGCATCAATTCAAAACTGA
- the SLC37A4 gene encoding glucose-6-phosphate exchanger SLC37A4 isoform X2: MAAQGYGYYRTVIFSAMFGGYSLYYFNRKTFSFVMPSLVEEIPLDKDDLGLITSSQSAAYAISKFVSGVLSDQMSARWLFSSGLLLVGLVNIVFSWSSAVSVFAALWFLNGLAQGLGWPPCGKVLRKWFEPSQFGTWWAILSTSMNLAGGLGPILATILAQSYSWRSTLALSGALCLVVSFLCLMLIHNEPADVGLRNLDPTPSKGKKGGRKEESTLQELLLSPYLWVLSTGYLVVFGVKTCCTDWGQFFLIQEKGQSALVGSSYMSALEVGGLVGSIAAGYLSDRAMAKARPSLYGNPRHGLLLFMMAGMTVSMYLFRVTVTSDSPKLWILVLGVVFGFSSYGPIALFGVIANESAPPNLCGTSHAIVGLMANVGGFLAGLPFSTIAKHYSWSTAFWVAEVICAGSTATFFLLRNIRTKMGRVPKKAQ, translated from the exons ATGGCAGCCCAAGGTTACGGCTATTACCGCACCGTGATCTTCTCAGCTATGTTTGGAGGCTACAGCCTGTACTACTTCAACCGCAAGACCTTCTCCTTTGTCATGCCGTCGTTGGTGGAGGAGATCCCTCTGGACAAGGATGACCTGG GGCTCATCACCAGCAGCCAGTCGGCAGCCTATGCCATCAGCAAGTTTGTGAGCGGGGTGCTGTCTGACCAGATGAGCGCTCGCTGGCTCTTCTCTTCTGGGCTGCTCCTGGTCGGCCTGGTCAACATAGTCTTTTCCTGGAGCTCCGCAGTATCTGTCTTCGCTGCTCTTTGGTTCCTCAATGGCTTGGCACAGGGGCTGGGCTGGCCTCCATGTGGGAAAGTCCTACGGAAG TGGTTTGAGCCATCTCAGTTTGGCACTTGGTGGGCCATCCTGTCAACCAGCATGAACCTGGCTGGAGGGCTGGGCCCTATCCTGGCAACCATCCTCGCCCAGAGTTACAGCTGGCGCAGCACACTGGCCCTGTCCGGGGCACTGTGCCTGGTGGTCTCCTTCCTCTGTCTCATGCTCATCCACAATGAACCTGCTGATGTTGGACTCCGCAACCTGGATCCCACCCCCTCCAAGGGCAAGAAGG GTGGGCGGAAGGAGGAGAGCACCTTACAGGAGCTGCTGCTGTCGCCTTACCTGTGGGTGCTGTCCACTGGCTACCTTGTGGTGTTTGGAGTAAAGACCTGCTGTACCGACTGGGGCCAGTTCTTCCTCATCCAGGAGAAAGGGCAGTCAGCACTCGTGG GGAGCTCCTACATGAGTGCCCTGGAGGTTGGGGGCCTTGTAGGCAGCATCGCAGCTGGCTACCTGTCAGACCGGGCCATGGCAAAG GCAAGGCCCTCCCTCTACGGGAACCCTCGCCATGGCCTGCTGCTGTTCATGATGGCTGGCATGACAGTGTCCATGTACCTCTTCCGGGTAACTGTGACCAGTGACTCCCCCAAG CTCTGGATCCTGGTGTTGGGAGTCGTGTTTGGTTTCTCCTCTTACGGTCCCATTGCCTTGTTTGGAGTTATAGCCAACGAGAGTGCCCCTCCCAACTTGTGTGGCACCTCCCATGCCATTGTGGGACTCATGGCCAATG TGGGCGGCTTTCTGGCTGGGTTGCCCTTTAGCACCATCGCCAAGCACTACAGCTGGAGCACGGCCTTCTGGGTGGCTGAAGTAATCTGTGCAGGCAGCACAGCCACCTTCTTCCTCCTACGAAACATCCGCACCAAGATGGGCCGAGTGCCCAAGAAGGCCCAGTGA
- the CENATAC gene encoding centrosomal AT-AC splicing factor isoform X3, whose translation MAPAERCPLCRQTFFCGRGHVYSRQHQRQLKVALERLQPQVEAARKAVRAARVERYVPEHERCVWCLCCGREVRKHLSHGNLTVLHGGLLEHLASPEHKKATNKFWWENKAEYQMKEKFLISPQDYARFKKNMVKGLDSYEEKEDEVIKEMAAQIRAVEHSRQEVVRSVLEPQAVPDPEEGSSAPGSWKGTNSQVASTSQLPSYLDLPPAPDLDWMETGQPLTFIGHQDTPGIGNIHSGATPPWMVQEEEYSSGNQQIGPSYEEFLKEKEKQKLKKLPPDRVGANFDHSCSTSVGWLPSFGRVWNNGRRWQSRHQFKTEAAARNKQQSREGKNPMVS comes from the exons ATGGCGCCGGCGGAGCGCTGCCCCCTGTGCCGCCAGACCTTCTTCTGTGGTCGCGGGCACGTCTACAGTCGCCAGCACCAGCGACAGCTGAAGGTGGCTCTGGAGCGGCTTCAGCCCCAG GTGGAGGCCGCCCGCAAGGCCGTCCGCGCGGCTCGGGTGGAGCGTTACGTGCCTGAGCACGAGCGATGCGTCTGGTGCCTGTGCTGCGGCCGCGAGGTGCGGAAACACCTGAGCCACGGAAACCTGACCGTGCTGCACGGGGGGCTGCTGGAGCATCTGGCCAG CCCAGAGCACAAGAAGGCAACCAACAAATTCTGGTGGGAAAACAAGGCTGAGTACCAGATGAAGGAGAAGTTTCTGATCTCCCCCCAGGATTATGCACG attcaaGAAAAATATGGTGAAAGGTTTGGATTCCTAtgaggaaaaagaggatgaggtgATCAAAGAG ATGGCCGCTCAGATCCGTGCAGTGGAGCACAGCCGGCAGGAGGTGGTCCGGTCCGTCTTAGAG CCTCAGGCAGTGCCAGACCCAGAAGAGGGCTCTTCTGCACCTGGAAGCTGGAAAGGGACCAACAG CCAAGTAGCGTCCACCTCACAGTTGCCCTCATATTTGGACTTGCCACCGGCCCCAGACCTTGATTGGATGGAGACAGGACAACCTCTGACATTCATTGGCCATCAG GATACACCAGGAATTGGTAACATCCACTCAG GTGCTACACCTCCCTGGATGGTCCAAGAAGAGGAATACAGTTCTGGGAACCAACAAATAGGACCCTCCTATGAAGAATTTCTTAAAGAAA aggaaaaacagaaattgaaGAAACTCCCCCCTGACAGAGTTGGGGCCAACTTTGATCACAGCTGCAGCACCAGTGTAGGCTGGCTACCCTCTTTTGGCCGGGTCTGGAATAATGGACGCCGCTGGCAATCCAG GCATCAATTCAAAACTGAAGCTGCAGCAAGGAACAAACAGCAGTCACGTGAGGGAAAAAATCCTATGGTTTCTTGA
- the CENATAC gene encoding centrosomal AT-AC splicing factor isoform X2, translating into MAPAERCPLCRQTFFCGRGHVYSRQHQRQLKVALERLQPQVEAARKAVRAARVERYVPEHERCVWCLCCGREVRKHLSHGNLTVLHGGLLEHLASPEHKKATNKFWWENKAEYQMKEKFLISPQDYARFKKNMVKGLDSYEEKEDEVIKEIRAVEHSRQEVVRSVLEPQAVPDPEEGSSAPGSWKGTNSQVASTSQLPSYLDLPPAPDLDWMETGQPLTFIGHQDTPGIGNIHSGATPPWMVQEEEYSSGNQQIGPSYEEFLKEKEKQKLKKLPPDRVGANFDHSCSTSVGWLPSFGRVWNNGRRWQSRLSPMPGRTPTHHPFGEFTLHPLKTPVSFQASIQN; encoded by the exons ATGGCGCCGGCGGAGCGCTGCCCCCTGTGCCGCCAGACCTTCTTCTGTGGTCGCGGGCACGTCTACAGTCGCCAGCACCAGCGACAGCTGAAGGTGGCTCTGGAGCGGCTTCAGCCCCAG GTGGAGGCCGCCCGCAAGGCCGTCCGCGCGGCTCGGGTGGAGCGTTACGTGCCTGAGCACGAGCGATGCGTCTGGTGCCTGTGCTGCGGCCGCGAGGTGCGGAAACACCTGAGCCACGGAAACCTGACCGTGCTGCACGGGGGGCTGCTGGAGCATCTGGCCAG CCCAGAGCACAAGAAGGCAACCAACAAATTCTGGTGGGAAAACAAGGCTGAGTACCAGATGAAGGAGAAGTTTCTGATCTCCCCCCAGGATTATGCACG attcaaGAAAAATATGGTGAAAGGTTTGGATTCCTAtgaggaaaaagaggatgaggtgATCAAAGAG ATCCGTGCAGTGGAGCACAGCCGGCAGGAGGTGGTCCGGTCCGTCTTAGAG CCTCAGGCAGTGCCAGACCCAGAAGAGGGCTCTTCTGCACCTGGAAGCTGGAAAGGGACCAACAG CCAAGTAGCGTCCACCTCACAGTTGCCCTCATATTTGGACTTGCCACCGGCCCCAGACCTTGATTGGATGGAGACAGGACAACCTCTGACATTCATTGGCCATCAG GATACACCAGGAATTGGTAACATCCACTCAG GTGCTACACCTCCCTGGATGGTCCAAGAAGAGGAATACAGTTCTGGGAACCAACAAATAGGACCCTCCTATGAAGAATTTCTTAAAGAAA aggaaaaacagaaattgaaGAAACTCCCCCCTGACAGAGTTGGGGCCAACTTTGATCACAGCTGCAGCACCAGTGTAGGCTGGCTACCCTCTTTTGGCCGGGTCTGGAATAATGGACGCCGCTGGCAATCCAGGTTGAGTCCAATGCCAGGAAGAACCCCAACCCACCACCCCTTTGGAGAGTTCACCCTTCATCCTCTTAAAACCCCCGTTTCCTTTCAGGCATCAATTCAAAACTGA
- the RPS25 gene encoding small ribosomal subunit protein eS25 yields the protein MPPKDDKKKKDAGKSAKKDKDPVNKSGGKAKKKKWSKGKVRDKLNNLVLFDKATYDKLCKEVPNYKLITPAVVSERLKIRGSLARAALQELLSKGLIKLVSKHRAQVIYTRNTKGGDAPAAGEDA from the exons ATG CCGCCCAAGGACgacaagaagaagaaagatgCCGGAAAGTCGGCCAAGAAAGACAAAGATCCAGTGAACAAATCTGGGGGCAAGGCCAAAAAGAAG AAGTGGTCCAAAGGCAAAGTTCGGGACAAGCTCAACAACTTAGTCTTGTTTGACAAAGCGACATACGACAAGCTCTGTAAGGAAGTTCCCAACTATAAGCTTATAACCCCAGCTGTTGTCTCTGAGAGGCTGAAGATCCGAGGTTCCCTGGCCAGGGCAGCCCTTCAGGAGCTCCTTAGTAAAG GACTTATTAAATTAGTCTCAAAGCACAGAGCTCAAGTAATTTATACCAGAAACACCAAGGGTGGAGATGCCCCAGCTGCTGGTGAAGATGCATGA
- the SLC37A4 gene encoding glucose-6-phosphate exchanger SLC37A4 isoform X1, with the protein MAAQGYGYYRTVIFSAMFGGYSLYYFNRKTFSFVMPSLVEEIPLDKDDLGLITSSQSAAYAISKFVSGVLSDQMSARWLFSSGLLLVGLVNIVFSWSSAVSVFAALWFLNGLAQGLGWPPCGKVLRKWFEPSQFGTWWAILSTSMNLAGGLGPILATILAQSYSWRSTLALSGALCLVVSFLCLMLIHNEPADVGLRNLDPTPSKGKKGGRKEESTLQELLLSPYLWVLSTGYLVVFGVKTCCTDWGQFFLIQEKGQSALVGSSYMSALEVGGLVGSIAAGYLSDRAMAKARPSLYGNPRHGLLLFMMAGMTVSMYLFRVTVTSDSPKDVAFWTPALHPLAELTGFTEPELWILVLGVVFGFSSYGPIALFGVIANESAPPNLCGTSHAIVGLMANVGGFLAGLPFSTIAKHYSWSTAFWVAEVICAGSTATFFLLRNIRTKMGRVPKKAQ; encoded by the exons ATGGCAGCCCAAGGTTACGGCTATTACCGCACCGTGATCTTCTCAGCTATGTTTGGAGGCTACAGCCTGTACTACTTCAACCGCAAGACCTTCTCCTTTGTCATGCCGTCGTTGGTGGAGGAGATCCCTCTGGACAAGGATGACCTGG GGCTCATCACCAGCAGCCAGTCGGCAGCCTATGCCATCAGCAAGTTTGTGAGCGGGGTGCTGTCTGACCAGATGAGCGCTCGCTGGCTCTTCTCTTCTGGGCTGCTCCTGGTCGGCCTGGTCAACATAGTCTTTTCCTGGAGCTCCGCAGTATCTGTCTTCGCTGCTCTTTGGTTCCTCAATGGCTTGGCACAGGGGCTGGGCTGGCCTCCATGTGGGAAAGTCCTACGGAAG TGGTTTGAGCCATCTCAGTTTGGCACTTGGTGGGCCATCCTGTCAACCAGCATGAACCTGGCTGGAGGGCTGGGCCCTATCCTGGCAACCATCCTCGCCCAGAGTTACAGCTGGCGCAGCACACTGGCCCTGTCCGGGGCACTGTGCCTGGTGGTCTCCTTCCTCTGTCTCATGCTCATCCACAATGAACCTGCTGATGTTGGACTCCGCAACCTGGATCCCACCCCCTCCAAGGGCAAGAAGG GTGGGCGGAAGGAGGAGAGCACCTTACAGGAGCTGCTGCTGTCGCCTTACCTGTGGGTGCTGTCCACTGGCTACCTTGTGGTGTTTGGAGTAAAGACCTGCTGTACCGACTGGGGCCAGTTCTTCCTCATCCAGGAGAAAGGGCAGTCAGCACTCGTGG GGAGCTCCTACATGAGTGCCCTGGAGGTTGGGGGCCTTGTAGGCAGCATCGCAGCTGGCTACCTGTCAGACCGGGCCATGGCAAAG GCAAGGCCCTCCCTCTACGGGAACCCTCGCCATGGCCTGCTGCTGTTCATGATGGCTGGCATGACAGTGTCCATGTACCTCTTCCGGGTAACTGTGACCAGTGACTCCCCCAAG GATGTTGCTTTCTGGACTCCAGCTCTTCATCCTCTCGCTGAGCTCACAGGCTTTACAGAACCTGAG CTCTGGATCCTGGTGTTGGGAGTCGTGTTTGGTTTCTCCTCTTACGGTCCCATTGCCTTGTTTGGAGTTATAGCCAACGAGAGTGCCCCTCCCAACTTGTGTGGCACCTCCCATGCCATTGTGGGACTCATGGCCAATG TGGGCGGCTTTCTGGCTGGGTTGCCCTTTAGCACCATCGCCAAGCACTACAGCTGGAGCACGGCCTTCTGGGTGGCTGAAGTAATCTGTGCAGGCAGCACAGCCACCTTCTTCCTCCTACGAAACATCCGCACCAAGATGGGCCGAGTGCCCAAGAAGGCCCAGTGA
- the TRAPPC4 gene encoding trafficking protein particle complex subunit 4, with protein MAIFSVYVVNKAGGLIYQLDSYAPRAEAEKTFSYPLDLLLKLHDERVLVAFGQRDGIRVGHAVLAINGVDVNGKYTADGKEVLEYLGNPANYPVSIRFGRPRLTSNEKLMLASMFHSLFAIGSQLSPEQGSSGIEMLETDTFKLHCFQTLTGIKFVVLADPRQAGIDSLLRKIYEIYSDFALKNPFYSLEMPIRCELFDQNLKLALEVAEKAGTFGPGS; from the exons ATGGCGATCTTTAGTGTGTATGTGGTGAACAAAGCTGGCGGCCTGATTTACCAGTTGGACAGCTACGCTCCACGGGCCGAGGCAGAGAAAACATTCAGTTACCCGCTTGATCTACTGCTTAAGCTACATGACGAGCGTGTGCTGGTTGCCTTCGGCCAGCGGGACGGCATCCGGG TGGGCCACGCAGTTCTGGCCATCAATGGCGTGGACGTGAACGGCAAGTACACGGCCGATGGGAAAGAGGTGTTGGAGTACCTAGGCAACCCTGCTAATTACCCGGTGTCGATTCGATTTGGCCGGCCCCGCCTCACCTCCAATGAGAAACTCATGCTGGCCTCCATGTTCCACTC GCTGTTTGCAATCGGCTCCCAGCTGTCTCCTGAACAGGGCAGCTCAGGCATTGAGATGCTGGAGACAGACACGTTCAAACTGCACTGCTTCCAGACACTGACAG GGATCAAGTTTGTGGTGCTGGCAGATCCTAGGCAAGCTGGAATAGATTCTCTTCTCCGAAAGATTTATGAGATTTACTCGGACTTTGCCCTCAAGAATCCTTTCTACTCCCTGGAAATGCCCATCAG GTGTGAGCTGTTTGACCAGAATCTGAAGTTAGCCCTGGAAGTGGCAGAAAAGGCTGGAACCTTTGGACCTGGGTCATAA